GACGAAGGATTAAAAGGAGCCGTGATTAACTTAGGTCAAGGACTAGAACACCTTGAAATAAATGGAGAAGAAATAAAAGTTGGTGGCGGATATCCTTTAGTAAAACTTTCTGCTGTTATTAGCAAAAAAGGTTTAAGTGGACTAGAGTTTGCAGGTGGTATACCAGCTTCTGTTGGCGGAGCTGTATATATGAATGCAGGAGCCCATGGTTCGGATATGTCAAAAATTTTAAAAAAGGCTCATATTTTATTTGAAGATGGATCTTTCATATGGTTATCGAAGGAAAAAATGGAATTTTCTTATCGAACGAGTATATTGCAACGAAAAAAAGGCATTTGTGTAGAAGCTGTTTTTCAACTTAAAAAAGGCAATACAGAAGAAATTGTAAATCGAATGAAATATTATAAAGAGTACAGAAAAGATACTCAGCCGTGGGACTATCCGTGTGCCGGAAGTATTTTTCGTAATCCACTGCCAAAATATGCGGGACAATTAATCGAAGAACTCGGTTTAAAAGGAAAACAAATAGGTGGAGCGCAAATTTCTCCGAAACACGCTAACTTTATCGTTAATACAGGAAAAGCAACTGCTCATGATGTAGAAGCTTTAATTCGATACGTTCAAGATGAAATTTATCAACATTATCAAATAAAAATAGAAACGGAAATCGAACGAATCGAAACGAAAAAAGACGAATGAAAGACGGCATCTTTAGTATGCCGTTTTCCTTTTTTACATAAGTTTTTTTAACCCCTTATGAACGGGCAGTAAGTCCCCCAATTTATAGGAGATTTCTATTTTTACCTTTATTTAAATAAGGTAGTAGGGAAGAATAAAACATTCATTCGTCCTAGTCAACGGAAAAATATACATAATACTGTACGAAACATGTAAGGTATACAAAAAAATTAATGCCCGAGTGGTCAAAAGATTGAATGAAAAGAAATACTATTTAATTATTTGAAAAGTAGGGATGAAGAGATGAGTTCGGAACAAAATAAAATTGTGAATATTGAGGATCGTATTCCGAAGTTAAAAGAGCATCGAAAAAAGAAGGCCAATCGTCGGTTATTATTATACATGTCCATTTTTTTTCTGCTCATTTTATTAACCATTTATCTCCAATCTCCTTATAGTGAAATTAAAAAAATTACAATTAAGGGAAATTATTATGTAAATGAGGGATTGATCATTCAAAAAAGCGGACTTCATTCTGGGAAAAATATGTGGGGCTTTCAAGCGACGTTTATCGAAAAAAGAGTGAATGAAATTCCCTACATTGAAACAACCACGGTTTCAAGAAAACTGCCGAATGAAATTCGTATTATTGTAAAAGAATTTGAACCTACAGCGTACATAAAAGGTGACAAAGGTTTTATACCCGTTTTACAAAACGGGGAAACGTTGCCATCTATTTCTAATCGATCCTTGAAGTTAGACGCCCCTATTATTGTCGGGTTCAACGAAAAAAAAGAAGACGTTCCATTAGTTGCGGAACAAATTACAAAATTACCAACGACAATTAATAGACGTGTATCTGAAATTCATCGAATAGAAGTGAACGGGCAAGTGTTATTAAAAGTGTATACAACCGATCAATTGATAGTAATCGCTCCTTTTTCCGACTTTGCTGAAAAAATGATGTTATATCCATCGATTATTAAACAAATTACACCAGGGGAAAAAGGGATTATTCATTTAGAAGTCAGTCCTTATTTTGAAGCAATTCCTCCTGAAGGTAGTGAAAATGAATGAAGGTAAAAGAACGTCATTTATGGCTCTCTATTGTACTATTTGTTTTTGGCTTTATGGTTGCTATTTCCTATCAATATGCACAAAAAACAAAAAAAGCACAAGATTTTTTGTGGGAAAGAGAGTCTAATTTACAATCAGAACTTATTGCAGCAGAAGAAAAAAGTTTGAAATATGAACAAAGATTACGTGTATTAAAAGAGGAAGTAGAACAAGAAGAGCAAAAAAAACAATCAAAGGAAGCGGATACTGCAAATATTGTGCAAAAAATTAATGAATACCGATTAATCACTGGTGAAAAAGATGTTTCAGGACCTGGAGTAGTTGTTACGTTATCTGATTCACAATATGAATTAGGGAAAGTAAATCCTAATGATTACATTGTTCATGAGCGTCACATTCGCCAAGTTATTTCAGAATTAAATGTCGCAGGAGCAGAAGCGATTAGTGTCAATGGTCAAAGGTTAACAAATCGTTCGTATATTTCATGTATTGGCCCAGTTATATTAGTCGATGGGAAAGAGTTTCCTGCTCCTTTTACAATTGAAGCAATAGGTAATCAAACGACATTACATAAAGCTTTAACGTTAAAAGGAAGTTTGGTGGATCAGCTCGTACAAGATGGCATTGAAGTGAAAATAGAAACAAAAGATAAGCTTGAAATGAGAGCTGTATATGGTAGGGAAGGAGCTATCAAATGACTTCTCGGTCCGTTATTTTTGCTATTATTACGTTTATCATAGGCTTGATGATAGCTGTTCAAATTCAAACAATGCGTCAGCCGCTAAAACGTGAAACAACAGACAGCATTGAAATACGAAAAAAAATTGATTTTGAAAAGAAACATCAACATCAATTATTGTCGGATATTCGGAATTATGAACAATTGTTAAGTGATTATAAACAAGGAGATAAAAAAGAAAGCGAAGAAGCATTAGAAAAAACATGGATGCAACTAAAAGAA
The genomic region above belongs to Massilibacterium senegalense and contains:
- the murB gene encoding UDP-N-acetylmuramate dehydrogenase, with translation MEKAYQRLKQLQVGNVQKGEILSNHTTMRIGGPAELFIQPNSIEHLQMTVTVLKEENIPWRVIGRGSNLLIPDEGLKGAVINLGQGLEHLEINGEEIKVGGGYPLVKLSAVISKKGLSGLEFAGGIPASVGGAVYMNAGAHGSDMSKILKKAHILFEDGSFIWLSKEKMEFSYRTSILQRKKGICVEAVFQLKKGNTEEIVNRMKYYKEYRKDTQPWDYPCAGSIFRNPLPKYAGQLIEELGLKGKQIGGAQISPKHANFIVNTGKATAHDVEALIRYVQDEIYQHYQIKIETEIERIETKKDE
- a CDS encoding cell division protein FtsQ/DivIB; protein product: MSSEQNKIVNIEDRIPKLKEHRKKKANRRLLLYMSIFFLLILLTIYLQSPYSEIKKITIKGNYYVNEGLIIQKSGLHSGKNMWGFQATFIEKRVNEIPYIETTTVSRKLPNEIRIIVKEFEPTAYIKGDKGFIPVLQNGETLPSISNRSLKLDAPIIVGFNEKKEDVPLVAEQITKLPTTINRRVSEIHRIEVNGQVLLKVYTTDQLIVIAPFSDFAEKMMLYPSIIKQITPGEKGIIHLEVSPYFEAIPPEGSENE
- a CDS encoding DUF881 domain-containing protein yields the protein MKVKERHLWLSIVLFVFGFMVAISYQYAQKTKKAQDFLWERESNLQSELIAAEEKSLKYEQRLRVLKEEVEQEEQKKQSKEADTANIVQKINEYRLITGEKDVSGPGVVVTLSDSQYELGKVNPNDYIVHERHIRQVISELNVAGAEAISVNGQRLTNRSYISCIGPVILVDGKEFPAPFTIEAIGNQTTLHKALTLKGSLVDQLVQDGIEVKIETKDKLEMRAVYGREGAIK